The following proteins come from a genomic window of Pyxidicoccus sp. MSG2:
- a CDS encoding putative baseplate assembly protein, producing MAPPTPPVLTTVGRQQVIDYVTKDYEGFRQAMLNQIPLRLPNWTDRGESDFGVVLIELFAYVADILSYYQDRVANEAYLGTATQRRSVTELLRLIDYQIDPGLAAAAHIHFDVTADKTVTGADLPYRLRTAGRPGEPDVTFEITQLFALHLRNNSISLASQPAIPAGSTAMRLGQTLHALSEGDLVYLEEKTTLSSGATRVRRSAMLQVVQVLNVGGGQDEIRWLPPLAEPFTPADTALKGNNVRATHGETVNDEPLFVSDGTPGQRFVLSRAPVTHLLRDEPFHRRRSRPELEVRVDGARWDPVESLFASGPADTHYTLTIDENDVTTVVFGTGTRGAVPPAGSQIKARYRVGLGSQGNVGPDALGVFITAVPEVKALTNPFAAQGGADRESTEEAKVSGPGSVIAQERAVTLQDHELLAEGFAGVGKARARVGLRGGYKVVQVYVAPENPQTVPPPPPTSELKEQLKRYLEARMPVNRMAGVDVLDPVYVPVDITVDVHLKAESSQVRVLEDVQRVLRELLGFSNQDFGRGVRVGEVYSALYLVQGVSFILLKRLQRTDQPVGMKDCEFADVMMGEHELAHEGLLTVNLFGGS from the coding sequence ATGGCACCGCCGACTCCTCCCGTCCTCACCACCGTCGGGCGGCAGCAGGTCATCGACTACGTCACCAAGGACTACGAGGGCTTCCGCCAGGCGATGCTGAATCAGATCCCGCTGCGGCTGCCCAACTGGACAGACCGCGGCGAGAGCGACTTCGGCGTGGTGCTCATCGAGCTGTTCGCCTACGTGGCGGACATCCTGAGCTACTACCAGGACCGCGTGGCCAACGAGGCCTACCTGGGCACGGCCACCCAGCGCCGCTCGGTGACGGAGCTGCTGCGGCTCATCGACTACCAGATCGACCCGGGGCTGGCCGCCGCCGCGCACATCCACTTCGACGTCACCGCCGACAAGACGGTGACGGGCGCGGACCTGCCCTACCGCCTGCGCACGGCGGGCCGGCCCGGCGAGCCGGACGTCACCTTCGAAATCACCCAGCTCTTCGCCCTGCACCTTCGCAACAACAGCATCTCCCTGGCCTCGCAGCCGGCCATCCCCGCGGGCAGCACGGCGATGCGGCTCGGCCAGACGCTGCATGCGCTGTCGGAGGGAGACCTCGTCTACCTGGAGGAGAAGACGACGCTGTCCAGCGGTGCCACGCGGGTGCGCCGCTCGGCGATGTTGCAGGTGGTCCAGGTGCTGAACGTGGGTGGGGGCCAGGACGAGATTCGCTGGCTGCCGCCGCTGGCCGAGCCCTTCACCCCCGCGGACACCGCGCTCAAGGGCAACAACGTGCGGGCCACCCACGGCGAGACGGTCAACGACGAGCCCCTCTTCGTCAGCGACGGCACCCCGGGCCAGCGCTTCGTCCTCTCCCGCGCGCCCGTCACGCACCTGTTGCGCGACGAGCCCTTCCACCGGCGGCGCTCGCGGCCGGAGCTGGAGGTCCGCGTGGACGGGGCGCGATGGGATCCGGTGGAGAGCCTCTTCGCCAGCGGTCCGGCCGACACCCACTACACGCTCACCATCGACGAGAACGACGTCACCACGGTGGTCTTCGGCACCGGGACGCGCGGGGCGGTGCCGCCCGCGGGCAGTCAAATCAAGGCGCGCTACCGCGTGGGCCTGGGGAGTCAGGGCAACGTGGGGCCCGACGCGCTCGGCGTGTTCATCACCGCCGTCCCCGAGGTGAAGGCCCTCACCAACCCCTTCGCGGCCCAGGGCGGAGCGGACCGGGAGTCCACCGAGGAAGCCAAGGTGTCAGGGCCGGGCTCCGTCATCGCCCAGGAGCGGGCCGTCACCCTCCAGGACCACGAGCTGCTCGCCGAGGGCTTCGCTGGCGTGGGCAAGGCCCGGGCCCGCGTGGGCCTGCGCGGCGGCTACAAGGTGGTGCAGGTCTACGTGGCGCCGGAGAACCCGCAAACGGTGCCGCCGCCGCCGCCCACCAGCGAGCTGAAGGAGCAGCTCAAGCGCTACCTGGAAGCGCGGATGCCGGTCAACCGCATGGCCGGCGTGGACGTGCTGGACCCCGTCTACGTGCCCGTGGACATCACCGTGGACGTGCACCTGAAGGCGGAGTCCAGCCAGGTCCGGGTGCTGGAGGACGTGCAGCGCGTGCTCCGCGAGCTGCTCGGCTTCTCCAACCAGGACTTCGGCCGGGGCGTGCGCGTGGGCGAAGTCTATTCGGCCCTCTACCTCGTGCAGGGCGTCTCCTTCATCCTCCTCAAGCGGCTGCAGCGAACCGACCAGCCGGTGGGCATGAAGGATTGCGAGTTCGCGGATGTGATGATGGGGGAGCACGAGCTGGCCCACGAGGGGCTGCTCACCGTGAACCTCTTCGGAGGCTCGTGA
- a CDS encoding phage late control D family protein, translating to MINEVVNVSIDGAPQDDLVPDIVQLAVEESVTGADVFRLRLALVSRSDGTWSYVDEPRFQVWKRFSVEAGYPDDTQTLVDGLITHVELGFGAQQEPYLEVSGMDLSAKLDLEEKQLAWANKKDHEIAQAIFSSYGLTYEVEDTVVQHAEANATILQSETDIRFLRRLAARNGFECYVRGNKGYFRSANLQEPPQKLLAVEFGAETNVAQLKVRVDGTPATSAEVRRVDPLEKREETERLTALPERSLGSQPLGALRGDQPEGRQFLLRQPSAAREELQARLRGAFAGAGQFVRVEGDVDGRVYLAVLRSGRLVTLKGVGERYSGLYYVTRVHHAFTVDGYTQSFEARRNGVGLTGEEQFQQPSLPMALVPSLGGGAGPASSGSRVLPPTGSTFGGI from the coding sequence GTGATCAACGAGGTCGTCAACGTCTCCATCGACGGCGCGCCCCAGGACGACTTGGTGCCCGACATCGTGCAGCTCGCGGTGGAGGAGTCCGTGACGGGGGCGGACGTGTTCCGGCTGCGGCTGGCGCTCGTGTCCCGCTCCGACGGCACCTGGAGCTACGTGGACGAGCCCCGCTTCCAGGTGTGGAAGCGCTTCTCCGTGGAGGCCGGCTACCCCGACGACACGCAGACGCTCGTGGACGGGCTCATCACCCACGTGGAGCTGGGCTTCGGCGCGCAGCAGGAGCCCTACCTCGAAGTCTCCGGGATGGACCTGTCCGCGAAGCTGGACCTGGAGGAGAAGCAGCTCGCCTGGGCGAACAAGAAGGACCACGAGATTGCCCAGGCCATCTTCTCCTCGTACGGGCTGACCTACGAGGTGGAGGACACCGTCGTCCAGCACGCGGAGGCCAACGCCACCATCCTCCAGAGCGAGACGGACATCCGCTTCCTCCGGCGGCTGGCGGCGCGCAACGGCTTCGAGTGCTACGTGCGCGGCAACAAGGGCTACTTCCGCAGCGCCAACCTCCAGGAGCCGCCGCAGAAGCTGCTGGCCGTGGAGTTCGGCGCGGAGACCAACGTCGCCCAGCTCAAGGTCCGGGTGGACGGGACGCCGGCCACCAGCGCGGAGGTACGCCGCGTGGACCCGCTCGAGAAGCGCGAGGAGACGGAGCGGCTCACGGCCCTGCCGGAGCGGAGCCTGGGGAGCCAGCCGCTGGGGGCCCTGCGGGGAGACCAGCCCGAGGGCCGCCAGTTCCTGCTCCGCCAGCCGTCCGCCGCCCGGGAGGAGCTGCAGGCGCGGCTGCGCGGCGCCTTCGCCGGGGCCGGCCAGTTCGTGCGGGTGGAGGGCGACGTCGACGGGCGCGTGTACCTCGCGGTGCTGCGCTCCGGGCGGCTGGTGACGCTCAAGGGCGTGGGCGAGCGCTACAGCGGCCTCTACTACGTCACCCGCGTGCACCACGCCTTCACCGTGGACGGCTACACCCAGAGCTTCGAGGCCCGACGCAACGGCGTGGGGCTCACCGGCGAGGAGCAGTTCCAGCAGCCCTCGCTCCCCATGGCCCTCGTGCCCTCATTGGGCGGCGGCGCGGGCCCGGCGTCATCCGGCAGCCGCGTGCTGCCGCCGACCGGCAGCACCTTCGGAGGCATCTGA
- a CDS encoding LysM peptidoglycan-binding domain-containing protein: MLYRGSRYAGTEVIEPVNSQGEHPRVLALRRLEPSPGVIEHVVLEGERLDHLAHRFYDDPKKYWLLLDANPGELNPFELLKPGRRIQVPRNRVVSP, encoded by the coding sequence TTGCTCTACCGGGGATCTCGCTACGCGGGGACGGAAGTCATCGAGCCCGTCAACAGCCAGGGGGAGCATCCGCGGGTCCTCGCCCTGCGGCGCCTCGAGCCTTCCCCGGGCGTCATCGAGCACGTGGTGCTGGAGGGCGAGCGCCTGGACCACCTGGCCCACCGCTTCTACGACGACCCGAAGAAGTACTGGCTCCTGCTGGACGCCAACCCGGGGGAGCTCAACCCCTTCGAGCTCCTGAAGCCGGGACGGAGAATCCAGGTGCCTCGCAACCGGGTGGTCAGCCCGTGA
- a CDS encoding phage tail protein, producing the protein MAKFTVNTHRFDPYRNFKFRVKVDGQYVAGVNKCSALKRTTEVTQWREGGDPSTSRKLPGKSSYEAVTLEAGLTHDPTFEAWANLVHNFQGDAAGSLKNFRKDISIDVYNEAGQRVYTYKLFRCWVSEYQALPDLDASANAVAIQHIKLENEGWERDTSVTEPTEA; encoded by the coding sequence ATGGCCAAATTCACGGTCAATACCCACCGCTTCGACCCGTACCGGAACTTCAAGTTCCGCGTGAAGGTGGACGGGCAATACGTCGCTGGCGTCAACAAGTGCAGCGCGCTCAAGCGCACCACCGAAGTCACCCAGTGGCGCGAGGGCGGTGACCCCAGCACCAGCCGCAAGCTCCCCGGCAAGTCCTCGTACGAGGCCGTCACGCTGGAGGCGGGCCTGACGCACGACCCCACCTTCGAGGCGTGGGCCAACCTGGTCCACAACTTCCAGGGGGATGCCGCGGGCTCGCTGAAGAACTTCCGCAAGGACATCAGCATCGACGTCTACAACGAGGCCGGGCAGCGGGTTTATACGTACAAGCTCTTCCGCTGCTGGGTCTCCGAGTACCAGGCGCTCCCGGACCTGGATGCCAGCGCCAACGCGGTGGCCATCCAGCACATCAAGCTCGAGAACGAGGGCTGGGAGCGCGACACCTCGGTGACCGAGCCCACGGAAGCCTGA
- a CDS encoding phage tail sheath subtilisin-like domain-containing protein encodes MSTSTTAFVGKAERGPLDRALMVTSFIEFQAVYGGFLGDSFLAHSALHYFNNGGKRLYILRVSKDAAAAEVAIGDRKGTTAKTLTVTANSAGKWGNDLEAVVADGTLDSGDEFKLSIRQAGAVVEVFDNLSVNPIATNFADNVVNARSRLVKVKVETTNESTVAGTSTSGASAATSLPAGKRALVVNIDGDGPQTITLADPCTTGNEIALAIRGAVQGLSRQRASTNPAAFSSFACAFAAGVYTLTSGSTGKQSSVEVTSDPTAANAATLLKLGTTNGGSETTGSAILRPANGTFLLGDGVVGGTTVAVTLGKDGLTPQDNDYLNALPLLDGVQDVNILAVPGIGSKAVVEAGTAYCTKRMDCFFVGDMVATVDTKETAQTFVNSLTVKSSYGAVYFPWLKMVDPTGASPEPIPVPPSGFVTGQYARTDARRGVWKAPAGTEANVLGAVGLLKQLSDAEQDVLNPIGVNALRFFPASGLVIWGARTLATQSDPEYRYIPIRRLAIFLERSIYNGIQWAVFEPNDEDLWASLRLNIGAFMMTQFRAGAFQGSTPSQAFFVKCDRDTNPQDQVNAGTVTVQVGFAPLRPAEFVVLRISQKTDQAAA; translated from the coding sequence GTGAGCACCTCGACCACGGCGTTTGTCGGCAAGGCAGAGCGCGGGCCGCTGGACAGGGCGCTCATGGTCACCAGCTTCATCGAGTTCCAGGCCGTCTACGGCGGCTTCCTCGGTGACAGCTTCCTGGCCCACTCCGCGCTCCACTACTTCAACAACGGGGGCAAGCGGCTCTACATCCTGCGCGTCTCCAAGGACGCGGCGGCCGCGGAGGTCGCCATCGGCGACCGGAAGGGCACGACCGCGAAGACGCTCACGGTGACGGCCAACAGCGCGGGCAAGTGGGGCAATGACCTCGAGGCCGTCGTCGCCGATGGCACCCTGGACTCGGGCGACGAGTTCAAGCTGTCCATCCGGCAGGCCGGCGCCGTCGTGGAGGTCTTCGACAACCTGAGCGTCAATCCCATTGCCACGAACTTCGCCGACAACGTCGTCAACGCCCGCTCCCGCCTGGTCAAGGTGAAGGTGGAGACGACCAACGAATCGACCGTGGCGGGCACCAGCACCAGCGGCGCCTCCGCCGCGACGTCGCTGCCGGCCGGCAAGCGCGCGCTGGTGGTCAACATCGACGGTGACGGGCCGCAGACCATCACCCTCGCCGACCCATGCACGACGGGCAACGAGATTGCCCTGGCCATCCGCGGCGCGGTTCAGGGCCTCAGCCGCCAGCGCGCCAGCACCAATCCGGCGGCCTTCTCCAGCTTCGCCTGCGCCTTCGCCGCGGGCGTCTACACGCTGACCTCGGGCTCCACCGGCAAGCAGTCCTCGGTGGAGGTGACGAGCGACCCGACGGCGGCGAACGCGGCCACGCTCCTGAAGCTGGGCACCACCAACGGCGGCTCGGAGACCACCGGCTCGGCGATACTCCGCCCGGCCAATGGCACCTTCCTGCTCGGGGACGGCGTGGTGGGCGGCACGACGGTGGCGGTGACCCTGGGCAAGGACGGCCTCACGCCCCAGGACAACGACTACCTCAACGCCCTGCCCCTCCTGGATGGCGTGCAGGACGTGAACATCCTCGCGGTGCCCGGCATCGGCTCCAAGGCGGTGGTGGAGGCCGGCACGGCCTACTGCACGAAGCGCATGGACTGCTTCTTCGTGGGCGACATGGTGGCCACGGTCGACACCAAGGAGACGGCGCAGACGTTCGTGAACAGCCTCACGGTGAAGAGCTCCTACGGGGCGGTGTACTTCCCCTGGCTGAAGATGGTGGACCCCACCGGCGCCTCGCCGGAGCCCATCCCCGTGCCGCCCTCGGGCTTCGTCACCGGGCAGTACGCGCGCACGGACGCGCGCCGGGGCGTGTGGAAGGCACCGGCCGGCACGGAGGCGAACGTCCTGGGCGCGGTGGGGTTGCTGAAGCAACTGAGCGACGCCGAGCAGGACGTGCTCAACCCCATTGGCGTCAACGCGCTGCGCTTCTTCCCGGCCTCGGGCCTCGTCATCTGGGGCGCTCGCACGCTGGCCACCCAGTCCGACCCGGAGTACCGCTACATCCCCATCCGGCGCCTGGCCATCTTCCTGGAGCGCAGCATCTACAACGGCATCCAGTGGGCCGTGTTCGAGCCCAACGACGAGGACCTCTGGGCCAGCCTGCGGCTCAACATCGGCGCCTTCATGATGACGCAGTTCCGCGCGGGGGCCTTCCAGGGCAGCACGCCCTCGCAGGCCTTCTTCGTGAAGTGCGACCGGGACACCAACCCGCAGGACCAGGTCAACGCGGGCACCGTCACGGTGCAGGTGGGGTTCGCTCCCCTGCGGCCCGCGGAGTTCGTGGTGCTGAGAATCAGCCAGAAGACGGACCAGGCCGCAGCGTAG
- a CDS encoding DUF4157 domain-containing protein gives MGNVRTKHVVTPHSSSPSILRAQRQIYSRGKTPITDERGGVRSLDVAPADARTAGRHLGEVGARYGDDGLSRSIRGLGVTRGWDFAHVALDHAPQQVQSSAARGVLGASVEGLEPEGEVVGAGVGRTIGTAIDRSTASGALPSGAHGRLSGAFGQTLSGVRVHNDAASHHAARMLGARAFTVGQSIYFGEGEYQPSTSSGFHLLAHETAHAVQQQGASRPSTARLGVSAPSSAEEHEADGFADAVSRGQEAPAVQSRSAGIARVMRAITFTRSNDVITRNHPTAQEDTAGATFQIAQGAAAAPHFEWTTDITIHGNAGDPFANFVVGPQQVVRDFWLNIWWGSGANRTHRTSRVTTPIRDTTPGGTTWYHDAFASGAFGADGDVRSTRLQDTPGVRRQPYTNPIAGRVGNSGWFNWGMAFVAYVTAQDTTAGTGAGAFRTLAHVYWNLSVSGTFDGAGATAASRVTVTGGGQTNTSRVFSGADSNFPTMHGGAVFNTQANANLTTT, from the coding sequence ATGGGCAACGTCCGGACGAAGCACGTGGTGACGCCGCACAGCAGCTCACCGTCCATCCTGCGGGCCCAGCGTCAGATTTACAGCCGGGGAAAGACGCCCATCACGGACGAGCGTGGAGGCGTCCGGTCGCTGGACGTGGCGCCCGCGGACGCCCGGACGGCCGGCCGCCACCTGGGCGAGGTGGGGGCGCGCTACGGCGACGACGGCCTGTCCCGCTCCATCCGCGGGCTGGGGGTGACGCGCGGCTGGGACTTCGCCCACGTGGCGTTGGATCATGCGCCCCAGCAGGTGCAGAGCTCCGCCGCGCGGGGAGTGCTCGGCGCGAGCGTGGAGGGCCTGGAGCCCGAGGGAGAGGTGGTGGGCGCCGGAGTGGGGCGCACCATCGGCACGGCCATCGACCGCTCCACCGCGAGCGGTGCGCTGCCGTCGGGCGCCCACGGCAGGCTGAGCGGAGCCTTCGGCCAGACGCTGTCGGGCGTGCGCGTCCACAACGACGCGGCCTCCCACCACGCGGCCCGCATGCTGGGGGCGCGCGCCTTCACCGTCGGCCAGTCCATCTACTTCGGCGAGGGGGAGTACCAACCGTCGACGAGCAGCGGGTTCCACCTGCTGGCGCACGAGACGGCGCATGCGGTGCAGCAGCAGGGCGCCTCGCGGCCCTCCACGGCCCGGCTGGGCGTCTCCGCGCCCTCCAGCGCCGAGGAGCACGAGGCCGACGGGTTCGCCGACGCCGTCTCGCGCGGCCAGGAGGCGCCCGCGGTCCAGAGCCGATCCGCGGGCATCGCCCGGGTGATGCGCGCCATCACCTTCACGCGCAGCAACGACGTGATTACCCGCAACCACCCCACCGCGCAGGAGGACACGGCGGGCGCGACGTTCCAGATTGCCCAGGGCGCGGCGGCGGCGCCGCACTTCGAATGGACCACGGACATCACCATCCACGGCAACGCGGGAGACCCGTTCGCCAACTTCGTGGTCGGCCCCCAGCAGGTCGTGCGCGACTTCTGGCTCAACATCTGGTGGGGCAGCGGCGCGAACCGGACCCACAGGACGAGCCGCGTCACCACGCCCATCCGGGACACCACGCCGGGGGGGACCACGTGGTACCACGACGCGTTTGCCTCCGGGGCCTTTGGTGCCGACGGTGACGTGCGCAGCACGCGCCTGCAGGACACGCCGGGCGTGCGGCGGCAGCCCTACACCAATCCCATCGCGGGGCGCGTGGGCAACAGTGGCTGGTTCAACTGGGGCATGGCCTTCGTCGCCTACGTGACCGCGCAGGACACCACGGCGGGCACCGGCGCGGGGGCCTTCCGGACGCTGGCGCACGTGTACTGGAACCTGAGCGTCTCGGGCACCTTCGATGGCGCGGGGGCCACGGCCGCGAGCCGCGTCACGGTCACCGGCGGCGGCCAGACGAACACCAGCCGTGTCTTCAGCGGCGCCGACAGCAACTTCCCCACGATGCACGGCGGGGCCGTCTTCAACACCCAGGCGAACGCCAACCTGACGACCACGTGA